In one Lolium rigidum isolate FL_2022 chromosome 3, APGP_CSIRO_Lrig_0.1, whole genome shotgun sequence genomic region, the following are encoded:
- the LOC124704030 gene encoding uncharacterized protein LOC124704030 isoform X1, which translates to MAGKSKRTTAPVPPESPWPTAQPVQPPAAQPVPPAMAQSIPLPAIPSMFASGSWLPPRPPQSMAASSPPCWLAGVAQPSDFLAQGSWWTPPAGTGGSAQPTPPAGNLEAYNLQAWGFDSHSPGDFPSFFANTSSHTQAVENGTSSQPINVGDNANGDDCTRTEKRLLWTKEEDLRLVSAWLNNSNDPIQSNYRKNEQYWKEVAAVYNSTTPKNRARLVKHVKDRFAKIKKKVAWFCASWKEANALYASGESDVDLKKRAMQTYEEDHKEDGPFMFHHCWEVLKKEPKWDAYLERLEDLEPERRKFSVDDEVGKHFTLDDARDERPPGGKQAKEQRKRKRKGESCIIDLDDELSKFVDAQTAANEGRKEMLETQRRVSSENLEARKLACVGAKDRKESVMLETYRPLMMQDTTQMPEDVRSEHVLALKCFRERLFGNTD; encoded by the exons ATGGCCGGAAAGTCCAAGAGGACAactgcaccggtgcctccggaATCCCCATGGCCGACGGCTCAACCCGTCCAGCCACCAGCAGCTCAGCCCGTCCCTCCGGCAATGGCTCAATCCATCCCGCTGCCGGCCATCCCTTCCATGTTTGCAAGTGGCTCATGGTTACCACCACGACCACCACAGTCCATGGCAGCCTCCTCCCCACCGTGCTGGCTCGCTGGGGTAGCTCAACCGAGCgattttttggctcaaggttcttGGTGGACACCGCCTGCTGGAACTGGTGGCTCAGCACAACCTACACCCCCGGCTGGGAATCTTGAGGCGTATAATCTGCAAGCTTG GGGATTTGATTCTCATTCACCTGGTGATTTCCCCAGTTTCTTTGCGAACACATCAAGCCACACACAGGCTGTGGAAAATGGAACTTCATCGCAGCCAATCAATGTTGGCGATAACGCCAATGGTGATGATTGTACAAGGACTGAAAAACGCTTGCTATGGACAAAAGAGGAGGATCTTAGATtg GTCAGTGCTTGGTTGAATAATTCAAACGATCCAATCCAATCAAATTACCGGAAGAACGAGCAATATTGGAAAGAGGTTGCTGCTGTCTACAACAGTACCACCCCAAAAAACAGGGCAAGgctagtcaagcatgtgaaggatCGCTTTGCAAAAATTAAGAAAAAGGTTGCATGGTTTTGTGCAAGCTGGAAGGAGGCTAATGCTTTGTATGCTAGTGGCGAATCTGATGTAGATTTGAAGAAGAGGGCAATGCAAACTTATGAGGAAGATCACAAAGAAGATGGCCCATTTATGTTTCATCATTGTTGGGAGGTTCTCAAAAAGGAACCAAAATGGGATGCATATTTGGAGCGCCTTGAAGATCTGGAGCCAGAGAGGAGAAAGTTTAGTGTTGATGATGAAGTGGGGAAGCATTTCACTCTAGACGATGCTCGAGATGAACGACCACCGGGTGGCAAGCAAGCTAAGGAGCAGCGGAAACGAAAAAGAAAGGGTGAAAGTTGTATAATAGATCTTGACGATGAGCTTAGCAAGTTTGTAGATGCTCAGACTGCAGCAAATGAAGGCCGCAAAGAGATGTTAGAGACACAAAGGCGTGTGTCTAGTGAGAATCTTGAAGCTCGGAAGCTTGCGTGCGTTGGAGCTAAAGATCGCAAGGAGTCAGTCATGCTAGAGACTTATCGGCCGTTGATGATGCAAGACACAACTCAAATGCCCGAAGATGTGAGATCTGAGCACGTGTTGGCATTGAAGTGTTTCAGGGAGAGGTTATTTGGCAATACTGACTAA
- the LOC124704030 gene encoding uncharacterized protein LOC124704030 isoform X2, whose amino-acid sequence MAGKSKRTTAPVPPESPWPTAQPVQPPAAQPVPPAMAQSIPLPAIPSMFASGSWLPPRPPQSMAASSPPCWLAGVAQPSDFLAQGSWWTPPAGTGGSAQPTPPAGNLEAYNLQACFFANTSSHTQAVENGTSSQPINVGDNANGDDCTRTEKRLLWTKEEDLRLVSAWLNNSNDPIQSNYRKNEQYWKEVAAVYNSTTPKNRARLVKHVKDRFAKIKKKVAWFCASWKEANALYASGESDVDLKKRAMQTYEEDHKEDGPFMFHHCWEVLKKEPKWDAYLERLEDLEPERRKFSVDDEVGKHFTLDDARDERPPGGKQAKEQRKRKRKGESCIIDLDDELSKFVDAQTAANEGRKEMLETQRRVSSENLEARKLACVGAKDRKESVMLETYRPLMMQDTTQMPEDVRSEHVLALKCFRERLFGNTD is encoded by the exons ATGGCCGGAAAGTCCAAGAGGACAactgcaccggtgcctccggaATCCCCATGGCCGACGGCTCAACCCGTCCAGCCACCAGCAGCTCAGCCCGTCCCTCCGGCAATGGCTCAATCCATCCCGCTGCCGGCCATCCCTTCCATGTTTGCAAGTGGCTCATGGTTACCACCACGACCACCACAGTCCATGGCAGCCTCCTCCCCACCGTGCTGGCTCGCTGGGGTAGCTCAACCGAGCgattttttggctcaaggttcttGGTGGACACCGCCTGCTGGAACTGGTGGCTCAGCACAACCTACACCCCCGGCTGGGAATCTTGAGGCGTATAATCTGCAAGCTTG TTTCTTTGCGAACACATCAAGCCACACACAGGCTGTGGAAAATGGAACTTCATCGCAGCCAATCAATGTTGGCGATAACGCCAATGGTGATGATTGTACAAGGACTGAAAAACGCTTGCTATGGACAAAAGAGGAGGATCTTAGATtg GTCAGTGCTTGGTTGAATAATTCAAACGATCCAATCCAATCAAATTACCGGAAGAACGAGCAATATTGGAAAGAGGTTGCTGCTGTCTACAACAGTACCACCCCAAAAAACAGGGCAAGgctagtcaagcatgtgaaggatCGCTTTGCAAAAATTAAGAAAAAGGTTGCATGGTTTTGTGCAAGCTGGAAGGAGGCTAATGCTTTGTATGCTAGTGGCGAATCTGATGTAGATTTGAAGAAGAGGGCAATGCAAACTTATGAGGAAGATCACAAAGAAGATGGCCCATTTATGTTTCATCATTGTTGGGAGGTTCTCAAAAAGGAACCAAAATGGGATGCATATTTGGAGCGCCTTGAAGATCTGGAGCCAGAGAGGAGAAAGTTTAGTGTTGATGATGAAGTGGGGAAGCATTTCACTCTAGACGATGCTCGAGATGAACGACCACCGGGTGGCAAGCAAGCTAAGGAGCAGCGGAAACGAAAAAGAAAGGGTGAAAGTTGTATAATAGATCTTGACGATGAGCTTAGCAAGTTTGTAGATGCTCAGACTGCAGCAAATGAAGGCCGCAAAGAGATGTTAGAGACACAAAGGCGTGTGTCTAGTGAGAATCTTGAAGCTCGGAAGCTTGCGTGCGTTGGAGCTAAAGATCGCAAGGAGTCAGTCATGCTAGAGACTTATCGGCCGTTGATGATGCAAGACACAACTCAAATGCCCGAAGATGTGAGATCTGAGCACGTGTTGGCATTGAAGTGTTTCAGGGAGAGGTTATTTGGCAATACTGACTAA